In a genomic window of Pelodiscus sinensis isolate JC-2024 chromosome 32, ASM4963464v1, whole genome shotgun sequence:
- the LOC142823159 gene encoding uncharacterized protein LOC142823159, whose amino-acid sequence MSQPSEGSQPSTAPHDQPGGSREPARGRKRRAPAWSSAEIVDLIEVWGEASNVHDLRTSHRNAAVYGRMAASLAARGHQRSREQVRCKIKDLRQSYSRACLPGADPEACPHFHALDRILGPHAVPAPRDVIDPGAEGPLLDTEEEEEGSESQEPAASLPRTRDPRGTPQSRSPASSEAGEASTSAAPGTAGRTTPPAAAARARASRTARNQEDYQRRHLRFLDRQLRLQDHWVQEDLRLRQRSLEALEEQGRALRGHLQSLLDRFPFPPPPAPPLAPPLAPPAPPLAPPLAPPAPPLAPPLAPPAPPAPPASAPASSTPPVLSAPPSTTIPHRRPRTRSVARRERHPDSHP is encoded by the exons atgagccagccatccgagggctcccagccctccactgctccccacgaccagcctggcggctcccgggagcctgcccgggggcgcaaaaggcgggcgcccgcctggtcaagtgcggagatcgtggacctcatcgaggtttggggggaagcctcaaatgtccacgatctccgcactagccaccggaacgcggccgtctatggacgcatggctgccagcctggccgccaggggccaccagcgcagccgggagcaggtgcgctgcaagattaaagacttgcggcagtcctactcccgggcctgcctgccaggggctgacccggaggcctgcccccacttccatgccctggaccgcatcctggggcctcatgccgtccctgccccccgggacgtgattgaccccggggcagagggaccgctcctggacaccgaggaggaggaagagggctctgagagccaggagcctgctgccagccttcccaggacccgggacccccgaggcaccccacagagccgctcgcctgcatcatcagaggccggggaggcatccacct ctgcagcaccggggactgcagggcgcaccaccccgcctgcagcagccgcccgcgcccgggcaagcaggacagccaggaaccaggaggactaccagaggcggcatctccggttcctggaccgacagctccgtctccaggaccactgggtccaggaggacctcaggctgcgccagaggagtctggaggccctggaggagcagggccgtgccctgcgaggccacctccagagcctgctagaccgctttccatttcctcctccccctgctccccctcttgctccccctcttgctccccctgctccccctcttgctccccctcttgctccccctgctccccctcttgctccccctcttgctccccctgctcctcctgctcctcctgcttccgctcctgcttcctccacaccccctgtcctctctgcccccccctccacaaccattccccaccgacgcccccggacccgcagtgtggcgagacgggagaggcacccagactcccacccctga